Proteins found in one Limnobaculum xujianqingii genomic segment:
- the ftsB gene encoding cell division protein FtsB — protein sequence MKKLTLLLIVLIGWLQYSLWLGKNGMHDHARVEEDLAIQQDNNAKLKSRNARLFAEINDLKSGQGAIEERARNELGMIKPGESFYRIIPEQSQPVQGGKK from the coding sequence ATGAAAAAACTTACGCTGTTATTAATTGTTCTTATTGGCTGGTTGCAGTACTCCCTGTGGCTGGGCAAAAATGGCATGCATGATCATGCCCGTGTAGAAGAGGATTTGGCTATACAGCAAGATAATAATGCCAAATTAAAATCTCGTAATGCACGATTGTTCGCAGAAATTAACGACCTGAAAAGTGGGCAAGGCGCTATTGAAGAACGTGCCCGTAATGAACTGGGAATGATTAAACCGGGAGAGAGTTTCTACCGGATTATTCCTGAGCAGTCTCAACCAGTACAAGGCGGTAAAAAGTAG